Proteins encoded by one window of Cyanobium sp. NS01:
- a CDS encoding DUF262 domain-containing protein, with product MATSAKKRLDLQAETISVEALIRETKRGLIRVPDFQRPLRWESEDVKLFFDSIYQGYPVGSFLMRRAYAPASALQYGAVRVDASESNTALWVVDGQQRLTALAAGLARDKEMPVTPDDPWVLYFDASKQVFHVPPRSGNIPTTWVPITQLLDASSLSEWVFNWKHAKDSQLRKSVFDAGARIRQYEIPLYVVETGDEKLLRDIFYRINDSGKKMKWEDIHDALFGRKSDEPSTLSGLADELMALGIGRPSEDQLLSAIIAFKGLDATRSISDHYRRDPDILRHAVSEALPALRQVLIFLKTHAEIPHLRLLPRSLPLFVLTKFFGLYPEPNSRTINLLVRWIWRTLLGVKSIDERTLLRHSLDAIKGNEPERTMQILLGEIPRTKGTGFALPQKFDARATDSRIILVSLSSLRPLNPENEKMIDIADLIQEHDLNAFRKIISTGTEATHHPSNRILLPPIVKGVRKEIVDLINREGPDSRILRSHCIDKHAAELLGAGKLDEFLSCRGELLIEAVESFGSRLAAWDMNDRPSIKYILQQTGEEE from the coding sequence ATGGCCACGTCAGCAAAAAAGCGGCTTGATCTCCAAGCAGAGACTATTTCAGTTGAGGCATTAATTCGTGAAACCAAGCGTGGCTTAATACGAGTTCCTGATTTTCAGCGACCACTCCGATGGGAATCAGAGGACGTGAAATTGTTTTTTGACAGCATCTATCAAGGATATCCTGTTGGCTCATTTTTGATGAGAAGGGCGTATGCTCCTGCTTCTGCACTACAATATGGAGCTGTTAGAGTCGATGCATCAGAGTCAAATACAGCATTATGGGTTGTCGATGGACAACAACGGTTGACTGCGCTTGCTGCTGGATTGGCGCGTGATAAAGAAATGCCAGTAACTCCAGATGATCCCTGGGTTCTTTACTTTGATGCTAGTAAACAAGTCTTTCATGTCCCACCCAGAAGCGGCAATATCCCCACAACATGGGTACCAATTACGCAGCTATTAGATGCATCGTCCTTAAGCGAATGGGTTTTTAATTGGAAGCATGCTAAAGATTCACAACTGCGAAAGTCTGTTTTTGATGCTGGCGCGCGAATTCGTCAATACGAAATTCCACTTTATGTTGTTGAAACAGGGGACGAGAAGCTTCTTCGAGATATCTTTTACCGAATTAACGATTCAGGAAAAAAGATGAAATGGGAGGATATTCATGATGCACTGTTTGGCCGGAAGTCGGATGAGCCATCTACCCTTAGTGGTTTAGCTGATGAATTGATGGCTCTCGGTATCGGGCGACCTTCAGAAGATCAACTGCTTTCTGCCATTATTGCCTTTAAAGGTCTAGATGCTACCCGAAGCATTTCAGATCACTATCGTCGAGATCCTGATATACTTCGTCATGCAGTCAGCGAAGCGTTACCTGCACTTAGGCAAGTACTAATATTCCTCAAAACACATGCTGAGATCCCTCATCTTAGACTACTGCCACGTTCACTTCCGCTCTTTGTTCTGACGAAGTTTTTTGGCCTTTATCCAGAGCCTAATAGCAGAACAATAAACTTACTCGTCCGGTGGATATGGCGAACTCTATTGGGAGTAAAGTCGATTGATGAAAGAACCTTGCTTCGCCACAGCCTAGACGCTATCAAAGGTAATGAACCAGAAAGAACCATGCAAATATTATTAGGTGAAATCCCTCGCACAAAAGGGACAGGCTTTGCCTTGCCACAAAAATTTGATGCTCGAGCAACAGATAGCCGAATTATTCTTGTTTCTTTAAGTTCACTTCGTCCACTTAATCCTGAAAATGAAAAAATGATTGATATTGCCGATCTAATTCAGGAACACGATCTTAATGCCTTTCGCAAAATCATTTCAACTGGAACCGAAGCAACACATCATCCGTCGAATCGCATTCTGCTGCCCCCTATCGTTAAAGGAGTCCGAAAAGAGATTGTTGACCTAATCAATAGAGAGGGACCGGATTCGAGGATACTTAGATCACACTGCATCGATAAACACGCTGCGGAACTTCTCGGGGCTGGTAAGCTTGATGAATTCTTG
- a CDS encoding alpha/beta hydrolase yields the protein MAQRSFIYLPRPAADPTGQLELPVQGKRVLVAHRPHAGPRALIYFGGNAEDVSLTRAELAALLPNTALYLLHYRGYGGSEGRPSETALRADAQALYAQVARRHSAVTVAGRSLGTGPAVHLAATQPVQRLVLLVPFDSLLAVARGAMPWLPVDLLLRDRWEAAAEAPLVEAPTTIVAAQFDAVVPLARARALHRAFRPGVAELLVVNELDHNTPILTAEAFRTALTAHPAPSLPR from the coding sequence GTGGCCCAGCGCTCCTTCATCTACCTGCCCCGGCCCGCCGCTGACCCCACCGGACAGCTGGAGCTGCCGGTGCAGGGCAAACGGGTGCTGGTGGCCCATCGGCCCCACGCCGGCCCCCGGGCGCTGATCTACTTCGGCGGCAACGCTGAGGATGTGTCGCTCACCCGCGCCGAGCTGGCCGCCCTGCTGCCGAACACCGCCCTCTACCTGCTCCATTACCGCGGCTATGGCGGCAGCGAGGGCCGCCCCAGCGAAACGGCCCTGCGCGCCGATGCCCAGGCCCTCTACGCCCAGGTGGCCCGGCGCCACAGCGCCGTGACGGTGGCCGGCCGGAGCCTGGGCACCGGACCCGCCGTGCACCTGGCCGCCACCCAGCCGGTGCAGCGGCTGGTGCTGCTGGTGCCGTTCGACAGCCTGCTGGCGGTGGCGCGCGGTGCCATGCCCTGGCTGCCGGTGGACCTGCTGCTGCGCGACCGCTGGGAGGCGGCGGCCGAAGCCCCCCTGGTGGAGGCCCCCACCACGATCGTGGCGGCCCAGTTCGATGCGGTGGTGCCGCTGGCCCGGGCCCGGGCCCTGCACCGCGCCTTCCGGCCGGGCGTAGCGGAGCTGCTGGTGGTGAACGAGCTCGACCACAACACCCCGATCCTGACTGCCGAGGCCTTCCGCACAGCGCTGACGGCGCACCCCGCACCTAGCCTCCCAAGGTGA
- a CDS encoding plasma-membrane proton-efflux P-type ATPase — protein sequence MSDPVAPALPALFERLHTDGQGLSSREAGERLQSFGPNALQEHSRSRLQILLSYLWGPMPWMIEVAILLCALVGDWVDFLIISALLLGNTAIAYLEETSAGDAVAALKAQLALESLAKRDGRWTSIPASQVVPGDRLRIALGDVIPADMVLLTEDPIEVDQSALTGESLAVEHRSGELIYSGSILKRGRAEGIVAATGANTFFGKTATLVSEATSTDHLQAAVLKLSDYLIVVNLVLVGTILVVRIQLGDDWLRVLKYCLVLTVASIPLATPTVLAVTMAIGAQAMARKGALVTQLGAIDELASVDMLCSDKTGTLTLNQLSLGDPFTLDGISPAQLLLAAGLASEQQEGDAIDQTILNALGANQDLARYQRGHFTPFDPVSKRTEVAVIDPQGRKLRFSKGAPQAILALVQEPQPIQEPVEERIKELAGKGLRALGVGQAVGDGPWQMLGILSLFDPPRPDSAHTIAAAQQLGVPLKMVTGDQVLIARETCRQLGLRDNVLDASLFRHTPATQLGQLGQQITAADGFAQVYPEDKFHIVESLQKSGFVVAMTGDGVNDAPALKQADAGIAVSGATDAARAAASIVLTTPGLSVIVDAIQLSRKIFLRMNSYCLYRVVETVRILIFTTAAILWLNDYPVTVVMLILLAVINDGSMVTIAYDNTLTPALPQRWNMPYLILVASAIGLVGVVETFLLYLFTAQQLGLPLSTVHTLVYLHLAVGGMMTIYATRVQGPFWSIKPSARMLWATGASVAVSTLLARFGWLMAPIDWAWIAASWGYAFVWFLVFDVVKLGLYRLIDPSHFVMHGAGYLRRWRGLSPSP from the coding sequence ATGTCTGATCCGGTTGCGCCGGCCTTGCCGGCCCTGTTCGAGCGGCTTCACACCGATGGCCAGGGCCTGAGCAGCCGCGAGGCCGGCGAGCGTCTGCAGAGCTTCGGGCCGAATGCTCTCCAGGAGCACAGCCGCAGCCGGCTGCAGATTCTGCTCTCCTACCTGTGGGGGCCGATGCCCTGGATGATCGAGGTGGCGATCCTGCTTTGCGCCTTGGTGGGCGACTGGGTGGATTTCCTGATCATCTCGGCCCTGCTGCTGGGCAACACGGCAATCGCCTACCTGGAGGAAACCTCCGCCGGCGATGCCGTGGCCGCGCTCAAGGCCCAGCTGGCGCTGGAGTCTCTGGCGAAGCGCGACGGCCGCTGGACCTCCATCCCCGCCAGCCAGGTGGTGCCCGGCGATCGCCTCCGCATCGCCCTCGGCGATGTGATCCCCGCCGACATGGTGCTGCTAACAGAGGATCCGATCGAGGTGGACCAATCCGCCCTCACGGGGGAATCCCTGGCGGTGGAGCATCGCAGCGGCGAGCTCATCTATTCCGGCTCGATCCTCAAGCGTGGCCGCGCCGAGGGGATCGTGGCCGCCACAGGAGCCAACACCTTCTTCGGCAAGACGGCCACGTTGGTGTCGGAGGCCACCAGCACCGATCACCTGCAGGCGGCGGTGCTGAAACTTTCCGACTACCTGATCGTGGTGAATCTCGTGCTGGTGGGCACGATTCTGGTGGTGCGGATCCAGCTCGGGGACGACTGGCTGCGGGTGCTCAAGTACTGCCTGGTGCTCACGGTGGCCTCGATTCCGCTGGCCACCCCCACCGTGCTGGCGGTGACCATGGCGATCGGCGCCCAGGCCATGGCACGCAAGGGGGCCCTGGTGACCCAGCTGGGCGCCATTGACGAACTCGCCAGCGTCGACATGCTCTGCTCCGACAAGACCGGCACCCTCACCCTCAACCAGCTCAGCCTCGGCGATCCCTTCACCCTTGATGGCATCAGCCCCGCCCAGCTCCTGCTGGCGGCTGGCCTGGCCAGTGAACAGCAGGAGGGGGATGCGATCGATCAGACGATCCTCAACGCCCTCGGCGCCAACCAGGATCTGGCGCGCTACCAGCGGGGTCACTTCACGCCGTTCGACCCGGTGAGCAAGCGCACCGAGGTGGCTGTGATCGATCCCCAGGGAAGAAAACTGCGCTTCAGCAAGGGAGCGCCCCAGGCGATCCTGGCCCTGGTGCAGGAGCCGCAGCCCATCCAGGAGCCGGTGGAAGAGCGGATCAAGGAGCTGGCCGGCAAGGGCCTGCGGGCCCTGGGGGTGGGGCAGGCAGTGGGGGATGGGCCCTGGCAGATGCTGGGCATCCTCTCGCTCTTCGATCCGCCCAGGCCGGATTCAGCCCATACCATCGCTGCGGCCCAGCAGCTGGGGGTGCCGCTGAAGATGGTCACCGGCGACCAGGTGCTGATCGCCCGCGAAACCTGCCGCCAGCTGGGTCTGCGCGACAACGTGCTCGATGCCTCCCTGTTCCGCCACACCCCGGCCACCCAGCTGGGGCAGCTGGGGCAGCAGATCACGGCGGCCGATGGCTTCGCGCAGGTCTACCCCGAAGACAAGTTCCACATCGTGGAGTCGTTGCAGAAGAGCGGCTTCGTGGTGGCCATGACCGGAGACGGCGTCAACGACGCTCCGGCGCTCAAGCAGGCCGATGCGGGGATCGCGGTGTCTGGAGCCACCGATGCGGCCCGGGCCGCGGCCAGCATCGTGCTGACGACACCTGGGTTGTCGGTGATCGTGGATGCGATCCAGCTGAGCCGCAAGATCTTCCTGCGCATGAACAGCTATTGCCTCTACCGGGTGGTGGAGACGGTGCGCATCCTGATCTTCACCACGGCAGCCATTCTCTGGCTGAACGACTATCCGGTGACCGTGGTGATGCTGATCCTGCTGGCCGTGATCAACGACGGATCGATGGTGACGATCGCCTACGACAACACGCTCACCCCAGCCTTGCCGCAACGCTGGAACATGCCCTATCTGATCCTGGTGGCCTCGGCAATCGGGCTGGTGGGTGTGGTGGAAACCTTCCTGCTCTATCTGTTCACCGCCCAGCAGCTGGGGCTTCCGCTCAGCACCGTGCACACCCTGGTGTATCTGCACCTGGCGGTAGGCGGAATGATGACCATCTACGCCACCCGCGTCCAGGGGCCGTTCTGGTCGATCAAGCCGAGCGCCCGGATGCTCTGGGCCACGGGGGCCTCGGTGGCGGTGTCCACCCTGCTGGCCCGGTTCGGCTGGCTGATGGCCCCGATCGACTGGGCCTGGATCGCCGCCAGCTGGGGCTATGCCTTTGTGTGGTTCCTGGTGTTCGACGTGGTGAAGCTGGGGCTCTACAGGCTGATCGATCCCAGTCACTTCGTGATGCATGGGGCCGGCTATCTCAGGCGCTGGCGGGGCCTGAGCCCCAGCCCCTGA
- a CDS encoding DnaJ C-terminal domain-containing protein: protein MTANGYRDYFKVLGVERGADADAIKRSFRKLARQYHPDVNPGDKSAEARFKEISEAYEVLSDPDKRRRYEQFGQYWSQAGAGGGMGGMDVDFGRYGNFDDFINDLLGRFGASGGAAGAPGGFGFGSGFPAGFGGSGFGSGGFAGPGGRAAAVNLDAEANLSLGISDAFRGCERTLAVNDERVQVRIPAGVRQGSRLRLKGKGNLQPGTGRRGDLYLNLQIQSHPVWKLDGDQLRSELPLSLDELALGGEVRVATPDGEASVQVPPGMTLGRSLRLKGKGWPLKDGRGDLLLTPVLRLPETLSEEERQLLQQLRSARSADPRAGWMEAARL from the coding sequence ATGACCGCCAACGGCTACCGCGACTACTTCAAGGTGCTGGGTGTGGAGCGGGGCGCCGATGCCGACGCGATCAAGCGTTCCTTCCGCAAGCTGGCCCGCCAGTACCACCCGGATGTGAATCCCGGCGACAAGAGCGCCGAGGCGCGCTTCAAGGAGATCAGCGAGGCCTACGAGGTGCTCTCTGACCCGGACAAGCGCCGTCGCTACGAGCAGTTCGGCCAGTACTGGAGCCAGGCCGGCGCTGGCGGCGGCATGGGCGGCATGGATGTGGACTTCGGCCGCTACGGCAACTTCGACGATTTCATCAACGACCTGCTCGGCCGCTTCGGGGCCAGCGGCGGGGCTGCCGGCGCGCCGGGGGGCTTTGGTTTCGGCAGTGGTTTCCCAGCCGGTTTCGGGGGCAGCGGCTTCGGTTCCGGTGGCTTCGCCGGCCCCGGCGGCCGCGCTGCGGCGGTGAACCTCGATGCCGAGGCCAATCTCTCGCTCGGCATTTCAGATGCCTTCCGGGGCTGTGAGCGCACCCTGGCGGTGAACGATGAGCGGGTGCAGGTGCGCATCCCGGCCGGCGTCCGCCAGGGCAGCCGCCTGAGGCTCAAGGGCAAGGGCAACCTGCAGCCCGGCACCGGCCGTCGCGGCGACCTCTACCTCAACCTCCAGATCCAGAGCCACCCGGTGTGGAAGCTCGATGGCGACCAGTTGCGCTCCGAACTGCCCCTCAGCCTCGATGAACTGGCCCTCGGCGGTGAGGTGCGGGTGGCCACCCCCGATGGCGAGGCCTCCGTGCAGGTGCCGCCGGGCATGACCCTGGGCCGCAGCCTGCGGCTCAAGGGCAAGGGCTGGCCCCTCAAGGACGGCCGCGGCGACCTGCTGCTCACCCCCGTGCTGCGCCTGCCCGAGACCCTCAGCGAGGAGGAGCGGCAGCTGCTGCAGCAGCTGCGCAGCGCCCGCAGTGCCGACCCGCGGGCCGGCTGGATGGAGGCGGCCAGGCTCTGA
- a CDS encoding CAAX protease, which produces MRLWVRRHRRWLLGGLLLALAVLLPGAGLLLALARHTLVRSFGVVVDLVGIGLVLFLVAALLAPLQALGWWAGWFGDAEEGPSSLGQLAVPVAEGRSMRRWVVYLDGIGQASQQALPEGEDFLRRLAAALPGDIAILRGIMPYSITNQPLTEGRWLARFWRWVDAWRVRRPLAWLGLLVNLRNLTVVAVSADGRYGPLYNAGMAELIVGSLLVNGYAPGSGTPVTLLGFSGGGQISLGALPHVRQRLAAPVQVISLAGVFAGNNRVLQAEHLFHLVGARDRVAPLGSILFPRRWPIYLFSPWNRALQRGRVSLVPLGPVGHELPGGVMETRLTLPDGRTPMQQTVDLVSAILATPDGGPSALAAAGGNYSRFITNPWHRPDARRDLAPLPDPRLQRRPHWIGRLILPEAARRDGSVGFEVLQTPPGWGHCRGRIAALRWRDPAMAQVTMDVCFSDEARDSARSGNLHPLRLDGWAQVTPLESLAGAHPHDDILVRLPEPVAVLHDRTPAAEGEPLQLEVSAEPLQTAGLARALVRFVRPLEGDAWEALVFDPACAAFTGPPLRLRLPQPVANAEGILPACATGLAEGELNQEGWEVSGVPDGSGAFVVQALLPRRLRRLAPERLIPQRRAAWRYLRHQAWGDTTAGAASSVLIAGRRGETTDGQALLAEWQEGDRLLVLHVFGGIGGEQREQALRGGLCTGHFAYGFGRVLRNPLAGGELSVAVDYRQVYAHNPDGVVAGAQDRWRYLGERQWGWLGYRPVADILVRFPPFTGSYSLGPAGAERQRSPLEAFGRQLTAMMARYRIGDGSGGSFVGPAHNCAQDSNLALFAAIRDLDRDIRGAESQRLQDWEQRHPEQAARLDALLKLERILRGRLLPVPPMRGDWQRGSFQLGSSLDDQPLHDLLQGLGSWRSLLPRLACESVLKVFLDQGATALVLRANQVGGHNPRIAPVAPFTLGC; this is translated from the coding sequence ATGAGGCTGTGGGTGCGTCGCCATCGCCGCTGGCTGCTGGGCGGCCTGCTGCTGGCCCTGGCGGTGCTGCTGCCGGGCGCGGGCCTGCTGCTGGCCCTGGCCCGCCACACCCTGGTGCGCAGCTTCGGGGTGGTGGTGGACCTGGTGGGCATCGGCCTGGTGCTGTTTCTGGTGGCCGCTCTGCTGGCACCGCTGCAGGCCCTGGGCTGGTGGGCCGGCTGGTTCGGCGACGCCGAGGAGGGCCCCTCAAGCCTCGGGCAGCTGGCGGTGCCCGTGGCCGAGGGCCGCAGCATGCGGCGCTGGGTGGTGTATCTCGACGGCATCGGCCAGGCCTCCCAGCAGGCCCTGCCGGAGGGCGAAGACTTCCTGCGCCGGCTGGCGGCCGCCCTGCCGGGTGACATCGCCATCCTGCGCGGGATCATGCCCTACTCGATCACCAACCAGCCGCTCACCGAGGGGCGCTGGCTGGCCCGGTTCTGGCGCTGGGTCGACGCCTGGCGGGTGCGCCGTCCCCTGGCCTGGCTGGGGCTGCTGGTGAACCTGCGCAACCTCACCGTGGTGGCGGTGTCGGCCGATGGCCGCTATGGCCCGCTGTACAACGCCGGCATGGCGGAGCTGATCGTGGGCTCCCTGCTGGTCAACGGCTATGCCCCGGGCAGCGGCACGCCGGTGACGCTGCTGGGCTTCAGCGGCGGCGGCCAGATCTCCCTCGGCGCCCTGCCCCATGTGCGCCAGAGGCTCGCCGCCCCGGTGCAGGTGATCTCCCTGGCCGGCGTGTTCGCGGGCAACAACCGGGTGCTGCAGGCCGAGCATCTCTTCCATCTGGTGGGAGCCCGCGACCGGGTGGCACCCCTGGGCTCGATCCTGTTTCCGCGTCGCTGGCCCATCTATCTTTTCTCCCCCTGGAACCGGGCGTTGCAACGCGGCCGGGTGAGCCTGGTGCCGCTGGGGCCGGTGGGCCATGAGCTGCCGGGCGGGGTGATGGAAACCCGGCTCACCCTCCCCGATGGACGCACGCCCATGCAACAGACCGTGGACCTGGTGAGTGCCATCCTCGCCACCCCGGACGGCGGCCCTTCGGCCCTGGCGGCGGCCGGCGGCAACTACAGCCGCTTCATCACCAACCCCTGGCACCGGCCTGATGCCCGCCGCGACCTGGCCCCCCTGCCGGATCCGCGCCTGCAGAGGCGGCCCCACTGGATCGGCCGGCTGATCCTGCCGGAGGCGGCCAGGCGCGATGGCTCCGTGGGCTTCGAGGTGCTGCAGACGCCGCCCGGCTGGGGCCACTGCCGCGGCCGTATCGCCGCCCTGCGCTGGCGGGATCCGGCCATGGCCCAGGTGACCATGGACGTGTGCTTCAGCGACGAGGCCCGCGACAGCGCCCGCTCCGGCAACCTGCACCCGCTGCGGCTGGATGGCTGGGCCCAGGTGACGCCGCTGGAGTCGCTGGCCGGGGCCCATCCCCACGACGACATCCTGGTGCGGCTGCCCGAACCGGTGGCCGTGCTGCACGACAGGACGCCAGCGGCGGAGGGCGAGCCGCTACAGCTGGAGGTGAGCGCCGAACCGCTGCAGACCGCTGGCCTGGCCAGGGCCCTGGTGCGGTTCGTGAGACCCCTGGAGGGCGACGCCTGGGAGGCGCTGGTGTTCGATCCGGCCTGCGCCGCCTTCACGGGGCCGCCCCTGCGGCTGAGGCTTCCCCAGCCGGTGGCCAATGCGGAGGGCATCCTGCCCGCCTGCGCCACTGGGCTGGCGGAGGGGGAGCTCAACCAGGAGGGCTGGGAGGTGAGCGGGGTGCCAGACGGCAGTGGCGCCTTTGTGGTGCAGGCGCTGCTGCCGCGGCGGCTGCGGCGGCTGGCCCCCGAGCGGCTGATCCCCCAGCGCCGCGCTGCCTGGCGCTACCTGCGTCACCAGGCCTGGGGCGACACCACCGCCGGCGCCGCCAGTTCGGTGCTGATCGCGGGGCGCCGTGGGGAGACGACCGATGGACAGGCGCTGCTAGCCGAGTGGCAGGAGGGCGACCGGCTGCTGGTGCTGCACGTGTTCGGCGGTATCGGCGGCGAGCAACGGGAGCAGGCCCTGCGCGGCGGCCTCTGCACAGGACACTTCGCCTACGGCTTCGGCAGGGTGCTGCGCAATCCCCTGGCCGGTGGCGAGCTCTCCGTGGCGGTGGACTACCGCCAGGTGTATGCCCACAACCCCGATGGCGTCGTGGCCGGCGCCCAGGACCGCTGGCGCTATCTCGGCGAGCGCCAGTGGGGCTGGCTCGGCTACCGGCCCGTGGCCGACATTCTGGTGCGCTTTCCGCCCTTCACCGGCAGCTACAGCCTCGGGCCAGCGGGCGCCGAGCGGCAGCGCTCTCCGCTGGAGGCCTTCGGCCGCCAGCTCACCGCGATGATGGCCCGCTACCGCATCGGCGACGGCAGCGGCGGCAGCTTCGTGGGGCCGGCCCACAACTGCGCCCAGGATTCCAACCTGGCCCTATTCGCCGCAATCCGCGATCTGGACCGCGACATCCGCGGCGCTGAGTCACAGCGCCTTCAAGATTGGGAGCAGCGCCATCCCGAGCAGGCCGCACGCCTGGACGCCCTGCTGAAGCTGGAGCGCATCCTGCGGGGCCGGCTGCTGCCGGTGCCGCCCATGCGCGGCGACTGGCAGCGGGGGTCGTTTCAGCTCGGCAGCAGCCTCGACGACCAGCCGCTGCACGATCTGCTCCAGGGCCTCGGCAGCTGGCGTTCGCTGCTGCCACGCCTGGCCTGCGAGTCGGTGCTGAAGGTGTTCCTCGATCAGGGGGCCACGGCCCTGGTGCTGCGGGCGAACCAGGTGGGGGGGCACAACCCGCGCATTGCCCCGGTGGCGCCGTTCACGCTGGGGTGCTGA
- a CDS encoding IS1182 family transposase: MQKPKSFRPWQPEQTTLLPPSPREWLSEDHQVYFLLDLVDELDLSAILIPAQAKDPRGGKGVDPRMMTLLLLYAYCVGTVSSRKIERACYEDLAFRVLTGNQQPDHSRISEFRRRNLDALKDLFIQILRLCQKAGMVSLGHVALDGTKVQANASKRKAMSHERMLRTEKELEKEINALMGKAEILDAQEDRRYGKGKLGSELPDELRRRQDRLARIRQARKEMEAETAAAAARQRREEAEEARAKAASAHEADALAAEQAELNRKAEAAAAKAMAAREAAIEAAEQAGLEPPDLEPLAADAMPKRGLARKADGAPTKKTQRNFTDPDSHLMQSGGSYLQGYNCQLAVDSDHQVIVAVGVSNQPPDVEHLEPMLQRIATSAGALPDVMTLDAGYWSEDNVKVCADQGIDAYIATGRLPHGQPPPPQRGPLPTDADAKTRMARKLRSKKGSRIYAQRKAIVEPVNGQIKEGRGLRRFLLRGLEKVNGEWHLIAATHNLLKLFRFRRSQQQAQWVATA; this comes from the coding sequence ATGCAGAAGCCCAAGTCCTTCCGTCCCTGGCAGCCGGAGCAGACCACCCTGCTGCCGCCGTCACCCCGTGAGTGGCTCTCGGAAGACCACCAGGTGTATTTCCTGCTGGATCTGGTGGATGAGCTGGATCTCTCGGCCATCCTGATCCCTGCTCAGGCCAAGGACCCGCGTGGGGGGAAGGGTGTTGACCCCAGGATGATGACGCTCTTGCTGCTCTACGCCTACTGCGTGGGCACCGTCTCCTCCCGCAAAATTGAGCGCGCCTGCTACGAGGATCTGGCCTTCCGGGTGTTGACCGGCAACCAGCAGCCCGACCACAGCCGGATCAGTGAGTTCCGCCGGCGCAATCTTGATGCCCTCAAGGATCTGTTCATTCAGATTCTGCGGCTGTGCCAGAAGGCCGGCATGGTGAGCCTGGGCCATGTGGCGCTGGATGGCACCAAGGTTCAGGCCAATGCCTCCAAGCGCAAGGCGATGAGCCACGAGCGGATGCTCAGGACCGAGAAGGAGCTGGAGAAGGAGATCAACGCCTTGATGGGCAAAGCCGAGATCCTCGACGCCCAGGAAGATCGCCGCTACGGCAAGGGCAAGCTGGGCAGCGAGTTGCCGGATGAGCTGAGGAGACGGCAGGACCGCCTGGCCAGGATCCGCCAGGCCCGCAAGGAGATGGAAGCGGAGACCGCAGCAGCTGCGGCGCGACAGCGACGGGAGGAAGCAGAAGAGGCCAGGGCCAAAGCGGCGTCTGCGCATGAAGCCGATGCACTGGCTGCTGAGCAGGCCGAGCTGAACAGAAAGGCGGAGGCGGCAGCAGCCAAAGCCATGGCGGCCCGTGAGGCGGCGATCGAGGCCGCTGAGCAGGCGGGCCTGGAACCCCCGGATCTGGAGCCATTGGCGGCTGACGCCATGCCCAAGCGCGGGCTGGCCAGGAAAGCTGATGGTGCACCAACCAAGAAGACTCAGCGCAATTTCACGGATCCCGACAGTCACCTCATGCAGTCAGGTGGGTCCTATCTGCAGGGCTACAACTGCCAGCTGGCAGTCGACAGCGACCATCAGGTGATCGTGGCCGTGGGCGTCAGCAACCAGCCGCCGGATGTCGAGCACCTGGAGCCCATGCTGCAGCGCATCGCGACAAGCGCCGGTGCCTTGCCGGATGTGATGACGCTGGATGCGGGCTACTGGAGCGAGGACAACGTCAAGGTCTGCGCCGATCAGGGCATTGATGCCTACATCGCCACCGGCCGCCTGCCGCACGGGCAGCCCCCGCCGCCGCAGCGAGGACCGCTCCCCACAGATGCCGATGCCAAAACCCGCATGGCCCGCAAGCTCAGAAGCAAAAAGGGCTCAAGGATCTACGCCCAGCGCAAGGCGATCGTGGAGCCGGTGAACGGGCAGATCAAGGAAGGGCGTGGCCTGCGGCGCTTTCTGTTGCGCGGCCTGGAGAAAGTGAACGGCGAGTGGCACCTGATCGCTGCAACCCACAACCTGCTCAAGTTGTTCCGGTTCAGGCGATCACAACAACAGGCGCAGTGGGTAGCCACGGCATGA